The Aedes aegypti strain LVP_AGWG chromosome 3, AaegL5.0 Primary Assembly, whole genome shotgun sequence genome contains a region encoding:
- the LOC5573234 gene encoding zinc finger and SCAN domain-containing protein 31, translating into MNSRRCKRSGSAEDALLSFVEVKEEPNEQLFDYNDLLQQAEVVGKSSESVNKNVSESRTKMPENKESKTHYKRSRATQVNSEDIDMLNVRRSDILNTHAENKPIKAIGTESIIPQCRFCLRRVSRENLKIILRKQSTKALAAFQIRVFHHDAYPLACSNCLNMIDIILDYRSAVTKARNLLLDKRMHLENDGWDDPANIECFNQCKSAVEQHRMQIDAIYDEHMAREERRNTQILEPKPEFSVENHETPGQSDNINDIQNAPTQNTINDDLTVELALESGIMEVENVLKAHVADSSLDSGNLIDAGEVFELSAENPKTTAPDINPSVNENDVSHHKRRKVKEIKVYYSSESDQNVEDEDYNPAESNSSENDDDDVDYTPAPLTSKQKTFVKSETEQETSEISEPKKRKYRKRSKESRQSKMRTKEKKPRKPRKPRESVLNRPPDYKPPSIQPVLCDLCGESVRPETIEGHRNRHLGIKPYNCPIEGCDWTFHGRANLSNHLRRMHPENGVQALKCDVCGKFIRGKPGILNEHKKLHFLKEKSYVCPVCGKGFTLNRYLRQHSVIHTGLFPYECSYCGKKFNNKWSMKTHEKNMHEKKNQGSTSYDPAMDAEQTDQAYVE; encoded by the exons ATGAACAGCCGTCGTTGTAAAAGATCGGGAAGTGCAGAAGATGCGCTCCTGTCGTTTGTGGAAGTGAAGGAAGAACCCAATGAGCAGCTGTTCGACTACAATGACCTACTGCAGCAAGCCGAAGTTGTCGGGAAGAGTTCGGAATCTGTAAACAA AAATGTTAGCGAATCGCGGACCAAAATGCCAGAAAACAAAGAGAGCAAAACGCATTACAAGCGAAGTCGTGCCACACAGGTCAATTCGGAAGACATTGACATGCTGAACGTAAGGAGATCCGATATACTAAACACCCACGCTGAAAATAAGCCGATCAAAGCTATTGGAACCGAATCCATCATTCCCCAGTGTCGATTCTGTCTGCGACGGGTTTCTCGAGAGAACTTGAAAATCATTCTCAGGAAGCAAAGTACAAAAGCGCTGGCAGCTTTTCAGATTCGAGTATTCCACCATGATGCGTACCCATTAGCCTGTTCAAATTGTCTGAATATGATAGACATCATTCTGGATTATAGGTCAGCAGTCACTAAGGCACGTAATTTACttcttgataaaagaatgcACCTAGAAAACGACGGTTGGGATGATCCAGCGAATATTGAATGTTTTAATCAATGCAAATCAGCCGTTGAGCAACATCGAATGCAGATAGACGCGATCTATGATGAACACATGGCAAGAGAGGAAAGAAGAAACACGCAAATATTAGAACCGAAACCGGAGTTTAGTGTCGAAAACCATGAAACGCCTGGTCAGAGCGATAACATCAATGACATCCAAAACGCTCCTACGCAAAACACGATAAATGATGATCTAACTGTTGAATTAGCTTTGGAATCTGGCATTATGGAGGTAGAAAATGTGTTAAAGGCTCATGTAGCGGATAGTTCCTTGGATAGTGGCAATTTGATTGATGCTGGTGAAGTTTTTGAGTTGTCGGCTGAGAATCCGAAGACCACTGCACCAGACATCAATCCCTCAGTAAATGAGAATGATGTATCACATCACAAAAGAAGAAAAGTAAAAGAAATAAAAGTATACTATTCTTCAGAATCCGATCAAAATGTTGAAGATGAAGATTATAATCCAGCTGAATCAAATTCGTCCgaaaatgatgacgatgatgtaGATTACACCCCAGCTCCTTTAACTTCGAAACAGAAAACATTCGTAAAATCGGAGACTGAGCAAGAGACTTCAGAAATATCTGAACCGAAGAAAAGGAAATATCGAAAAAGGAGTAAAGAATCACGTCAATCGAAAATGCGAACTAAAGAGAAAAAGCCTAGAAAGCCTCGCAAGCCAAGAGAGTCCGTATTGAACAGGCCACCTGACTACAAACCGCCATCAATTCAACCAGTATTATGCGACCTGTGCGGAGAATCAGTTCGCCCCGAAACCATCGAAGGCCATCGAAATCGCCATCTAG GAATCAAACCGTACAACTGTCCTATAGAAGGATGTGATTGGACATTCCACGGTCGAGCCAACTTGTCCAACCACTTGCGGCGTATGCACCCGGAGAACGGAGTACAAGCCTTAAAGTGTGACGTTTGCGGCAAGTTCATCCGTGGCAAGCCCGGAattttgaacgaacacaaaAAGCTCCATTTCCTCAAAGAGAAGAGTTACGTTTGCCCAGTATGTGGGAAAGGGTTCACTTTGAACAGATATCTGAGACAACATTCGGTCATTCACACAGGACTGTTCCCCTACGAGTGTAGTTATTGTGGAAAAAA ATTCAACAATAAGTGGAGTATGAAAACTCacgagaaaaatatgcacgagAAGAAGAATCAGGGGTCGACTAGCTATGATCCAGCAATGGATGCAGAACAAACAGATCAAGCAtatgttgaataa